In the Solanum pennellii chromosome 5, SPENNV200 genome, one interval contains:
- the LOC107020888 gene encoding HMG-Y-related protein B-like yields MATQSFNQFPSYPEMIYEALDELNQEGGANKSSISKYIETKYGDLNEDLSKMLPLHLDNMKQNGDLIFLKNNYIKPGPDVPAKRGRGRPPKPKAPLPPGAVESVEPASPRPRGRPRKDPNAPPSSKKPKPESVAGGPNSTNLGSTTGRPRGRPRKVRPQPAHDDDDDDIEEC; encoded by the exons aTGGCTACTCAAAGCTTCAACCAGTTCCCTTCATACCCTGAG ATGATTTATGAAGCCCTTGATGAACTAAATCAAGAAGGGGGtgcaaacaagtcatcaataagTAAGTACATTGAAACAAAGTATGGAGATCTGAATGAAGATCTTTCAAAGATGCTACCTTTACATTTGGACAACATGAAGCAAAATGGAGATCTGATTTTCCTCAAGAACAATTACATCAAACCTGGTCCAGATGTTCCAGCAAAGAGGGGTCGTGGTAGGCCACCAAAACCCAAAGCTCCATTGCCTCCTGGTGCTGTTGAATCTGTTGAACCTGCATCACCAAGGCCAAGAGGGCGCCCAAGAAAAGACCCTAATGCACCACCTAGTTCCAAGAAGCCAAAGCCAGAATCTGTTGCTGGAGGTCCCAATTCAACAAATCTTGGTTCTACTACTGGAAGGCCTAGGGGTAGGCCTAGGAAAGTTAGGCCACAGCCTGctcatgatgatgatgatgatgatattgagGAATGCTGA